From Cydia fagiglandana chromosome 6, ilCydFagi1.1, whole genome shotgun sequence, the proteins below share one genomic window:
- the LOC134665367 gene encoding transmembrane protein 201 has protein sequence MDYTVKMESVLIAITTVLCATLVLNLIYKLRLALPWRVNCWFCNQNFWMKFIVRNSWVCPSCEQYNGFTKDGDYNKPVASIINDSAIKSPKVFQRSPPKNGLCKMCNVNQQLKVAQLANFVPMHERNFDNEIENYKMQLEKAYKLCSPCRKVLQKKLHKEKEVLLGSKVKETRSPDKKKQKNEQKSSLLKSFINRTSILIALVLMILVSLESYNNTNELPSTLMNLKNILTGLLDRLMTILKMKLYLTFPTLENYSFDFTNTEIHKMFKIKLNVTNIGSLDHFNEVTQKTLGGLVCLMQIIGHVCNVNKLKDTVLIDILWSVFVVMSVADKYVTMEPIYINLVKLTSLFAVLLVYKNMDKTTPTQKPVKIHTSPRIKNLRNGPHTSFLDEDSDIMLETDDDVSLSKFGLHNFTDSSTETISPLSSSMLNGRCFTPKKNDSIWSKSRLNSTFCVNSVMSKSPSSVSDTLFTKPSFNNFQNLKDESDSDLDESISSLCISSPKKSSQKSNSIFALRKFTATPSFVAPAPLNRSRPLISPSKLGHSTSWVAGGYWGSEGERPIFSVNGSRSSSQSSGFESQASSANQRIASQPPSREESICGDPAASLLERFQNCNTGGYSSYQSPASFTRVSSPVFPQMQYNGHVHIPQARFAPQPAPSSIFSQASQASQQYPHGLLKPGGSGLINLAQLRSLSTR, from the exons ATGGATTATACCGTTAAGATGGAATCAGTGTTAATAGCAATAACTACAGTGTTGTGTGCTACattagttttaaatttaatatacaaACTCAG ATTAGCGCTTCCATGGCGTGTCAACTGTTGGTTTTGTAATCAAAACTTTTGGATGAAGTTTATAGTTCGAAACAGCTGGGTTTGCCCGAGTTGTGAGCAGTACAACGGGTTCACTAAG GATGGCGACTACAATAAGCCGGTTGCTAGCATAATAAACGACTCTGCCATTAAATCACCCAAAGTCTTCCAAAGAAGTCCCCCAAAAAATGGATTGTGCAAAATGTGTAACGTAAACCAGCAACTGAAGGTCGCGCAGCTCGCCAACTTCGTGCCCATGCATGAGAGGAACTTCGACAACGAAATTGAAAATTACAA GATGCAACTTGAAAAAGCATACAAACTATGCAGCCCTTGCAGAAAAGTTCTACAAAAGAAATTGCATAAAGAAAAAGAGGTACTATTAGGTTCAAAAGTAAAAGAAACGAGGAGCCCggataaaaagaaacaaaagaaTGAACAGAAGAGCTCATTATTAAAGAGCTTTATAAACAGAACCTCCATACTCATTGCTTTAGTCCTAATGATTTTAGTATCATTAGAAAGCTACAATAACACCAATGAATTACCAAGTACATTaatgaatttaaagaacataCTCACTGGACTTCTAGATAGATTGATGACCATATTGAAAATGAAACTTTATTTGACATTCCCAACTTTAGAAAATTACTCATTTGACTTTACTAATACTGAGATACATAAAATGTTTAAGATTAAATTAAATGTGACTAATATAGGATCATTAGACCATTTTAATGAAGTGACGCAGAAGACGCTAGGAGGCCTCGTATGTTTGATGCAAATAATAGGACATGTTTGTAATGTGAACAAACTGAAGGATACAGTATTGATTGATATACTCTGGTCAGTCTTTGTTGTGATGTCTGTGGCTGATAAATATGTGACCATGGAACCAATTTACATCAATTTAGTTAAG TTGACAAGTCTATTTGCGGTATTGCTTGTTTATAAGAATATGGATAAAACAACACCTACACAAAAGCCTGTGAAGATTCATACCTCTCCAAGGATAAAAAATTTAAGAAACGGACCACATACCTCATTCCTGGATGAAGACAGTGACATTATGTTGGAGACGGATGATGATGTATCACTCAGCAAATTCGGATTGCACAATTTCACAGATTCTTCCACAGAAACTATCAGTCCCCTGAGTTCTAGCATGCTTAATGGTAGATGCTTCACTCCAAAGAAAAATGACAGCATTTGGAGCAAATCCAGACTCAATTCCACATTCTGCGTAAATAGTGTTATGAGCAAAAGTCCAAGTTCCGTCTCAGATACTTTATTTACTAAACCTTCTTTCAATAACTTTCAAAATCTGAAAGATGAGTCTGATTCTGATTTAGACGAGAGTATAAGCTCTTTGTGTATTAGTAGTCCGAAAAAATCGAGTCAAAAGAGCAATTCAATTTTTGCTCTTCGCAAGTTCACTGCCACTCCTAGCTTTGTCGCTCCGGCGCCGTTGAATCGTTCCAGACCATTGATATCTCCTAGTAAACTAGGGCATAGTACGTCGTGGGTCGCGGGAGGCTACTGGGGATCAGAAGGCGAGAGGCCGATCTTCAGCGTGAATGGGAGTCGTTCGTCAAGTCAGAGCTCGGGGTTTGAATCGCAGGCGTCGAGCGCGAACCAGCGCATCGCGTCGCAACCGCCGTCGCGCGAGGAGTCTATCTGCGGGGATCCTGCGGCGTCTCTGCTCGAACGCTTCCAGAATTGTAACACGGGAGGTTACTCTAGTTACCAGTCTCCGGCTAGCTTCACGCGCGTGAGCTCCCCAGTGTTCCCTCAGATGCAGTACAATGGGCACGTTCATATTCCTCAGGCCAGATTCGCGCCTCAGCCCGCGCCCTCTAGTATATTTTCACAGGCTTCTCAAGCTTCGCAGCAGTACCCGCACGGCCTGCTCAAGCCCGGCGGGTCCGGACTAATCAATCTCGCTCAGCTACGCTCGCTTAGCACCAGATAA